The genomic window GGGGAGCCATCCCCGAGGACACCGCGCTCGATCCGCTCAAGGTCCTCGCGCGACGGGACTCGTTCACGAGCGACTGGTCGGACGACGGCCAGGTCGAGTGGCTCGAGGGCGCCGGCATCGAGCTGGTGCGTGGGCACGGTCGCCTGACCGGCGAGCGCGAGGTCACCGTGACGGCCGCCGACGGCTCGACGACGGTGCTCACGGCGACGCACGCCGTCGCGGTCTGCACCGGCTCCGCGGCGCTCCTCCCCGACATCCCCGGGCTGTCGGCGGTGGAGCCGTGGACGAGCCGCGAGGCCACGAGCGTCCAGACCCTGCCGGAGTCCGTCGCCTTCCTCGGTGGCGGCGTCGTCGCCGTCGAGCTCGCGACCGCCTACCGCTCGCTCGGGGTCGACGTCACGCTCGTCGCCCGCAGCGGCCTGCTCGGCAACACCGAGCCGTTCGCCGGCGAGCTCGTCGAGTCCTCCCTGCGTGAACTCGGCGTGACGATCGTGCACGCCTCCCCCACCGCCGTCTCCCGGGCCGCCGACGGCGCCGTCACGCTCGAGTTCGACGACCGGGACGCGGTCACGACGGCGGAACTCGTCGTGGCCACCGGCCGGACGCCCCGGACGGACGACCTCGGGCTCGAGACCATCGGCCTGGAACCGGGTGCCTGGATCGAGGTCGACGATCAGCTCCTCGCTCACGGCAGCGACTGGCTCTACGCCGTCGGCGACGTCAACCACCGGGCGCTCCTGACGCACCAGGGTAAGTACCAGGCACGCGCCGCGGGAGCGGTCATCGCAGCACGGGCGAACGGCGAGGACGTCGACACCAGCCCGTGGAGCGACCACGCGGCGACCGCCGACCACCGTGCCGTGCCGCAGGTCGTCTTCTCCGAGCCCGAGGTCGCAGCCGTCGGGCTCACGGCCGCGCAGGCCGAGGCGGCGGGGATCGCCCACCGGGTGGTCGACTACGATCTCGGTGGCATCGCGGGCTCGAGCCTCCACGCCGACGGCTACACCGGGCGGACGAGGATGGTCGTCGACGAGGAGCGCGGCGTGATCATCGGGATGACCTTCGTGGGTCAGGACGTCGCCGAACTCGTCCACGCCGCGACGATCGCCGTCGTCGGTGAGGTGCCGCTGCACCGCCTCTGGCACGCGGTGCCGTCCTACCCGACGATGAGCGAGATCTGGCTGCGACTCCTCGAGACCTACCGGAGCGGTGCGTGACCCGTCCCGGCGACGTCGACGAGCCGCGGAGCCGTCGTTCCGGCGGCCCGTGGCTCGACTCACCCCTGAGCCGGATCGGGTACTGGTACGCCACGCTCACCGGGCTCGTCTGGGGCGCACTCTGGAGCACCGGCCCGGTCGAACGGCGGGGCGGGATGATCGTCTTCCGCGGGATGCCGTCGTGGACGTTCGGCCGAGGTGGTTCATGCGTCGGCGGGGTGTACCTCACCGACCGGAACGTGTCGACCCGGGTGCTCGAACACGAGGCGGTGCACAAACGGCAGTGGCAGCGGTACGGCATGCTCTTCCCGCTGATGTACGCGATCGCCGGTCGAGATCCGCTCCGGAACCGCTTCGAGATCGAAGCCGGTCTCGAAGCGGGAGGCTACCTGCCGAAGCGCCGCTGACGAGCGTCGCGGCGTCCGCGCGATGCCGAGCCGGTTCGAGGGCGTGTCAGTGCGATGCGCGCTCGACCGAGCTCGAGCGCTGACGCACGCCGATGCTGGCCAGGGTCATCCTGAGGTCGTTCCGGAGACCCGTCAGGTGCTCCGTCTCGCCGCCGATCCACACGTGGTAGTCGGCCGCGTCGTGTCCGTCGACGTCGAGCATCTCGCTCGCCCAGGCCCGAGTCGCTCGCGCGACGGCCTGACCGCGTGCGCACCGGCTGCCCGTTCCGGGTTCCCCCGAACGCGCTGCGCGGACGAGCCACGTCACGACGACGCGTCCCGGCGAGTCGAGGGTGGTGATCGACGCGGCGTCGTCGACCTCGACGAAGACCTGACCGCGGGCGCAGATGGGGAGCAGCGCGAGGACCTCAGCCAGCTCGCCGACCGACGACTCGTCGCCCGCGAGCAGCACGTGGCGTGCGTCCGCAACGGCGAACTCCGCCGGATCCTCGAAATAGCTCACGCGATCAGTATAGGCGAGCCTAAGCTCACTTCGATCCCCTGCGCAGGGTCTTCCAAGGCGATAGAGCACATCACGATCCGATCACTCTGTGACGCCCCCTGACACCGTGGCTGGCACCACACACGTCGACTGGGTACGCTCGCTGGAGCCCCAGCGATGCGGCTTTCCGGAC from Plantibacter flavus includes these protein-coding regions:
- a CDS encoding dihydrolipoyl dehydrogenase family protein — its product is MSRTVDLVVIGAGPVGENVADYAHKSGLSVVIVESELVGGECSYWACMPSKALIRSGAALRAAKRTGGAIPEDTALDPLKVLARRDSFTSDWSDDGQVEWLEGAGIELVRGHGRLTGEREVTVTAADGSTTVLTATHAVAVCTGSAALLPDIPGLSAVEPWTSREATSVQTLPESVAFLGGGVVAVELATAYRSLGVDVTLVARSGLLGNTEPFAGELVESSLRELGVTIVHASPTAVSRAADGAVTLEFDDRDAVTTAELVVATGRTPRTDDLGLETIGLEPGAWIEVDDQLLAHGSDWLYAVGDVNHRALLTHQGKYQARAAGAVIAARANGEDVDTSPWSDHAATADHRAVPQVVFSEPEVAAVGLTAAQAEAAGIAHRVVDYDLGGIAGSSLHADGYTGRTRMVVDEERGVIIGMTFVGQDVAELVHAATIAVVGEVPLHRLWHAVPSYPTMSEIWLRLLETYRSGA
- a CDS encoding SIP domain-containing protein produces the protein MSYFEDPAEFAVADARHVLLAGDESSVGELAEVLALLPICARGQVFVEVDDAASITTLDSPGRVVVTWLVRAARSGEPGTGSRCARGQAVARATRAWASEMLDVDGHDAADYHVWIGGETEHLTGLRNDLRMTLASIGVRQRSSSVERASH